One Blastocatellia bacterium DNA window includes the following coding sequences:
- a CDS encoding DUF971 domain-containing protein codes for MSTEIKRLPVEINASKNTGIIEIFWDDDHRTFYNLGQLRAICPCASCREAKGEKPHQAISAKAPAGSSEAKPKRSLPLFKAEKYSISGMHYVGNYALGVDWEDNHHSIFTWKLLSDECLCSDCAKERSLTNS; via the coding sequence ATGTCAACAGAAATAAAACGCTTACCTGTAGAGATTAATGCTAGTAAAAACACAGGTATAATAGAAATTTTTTGGGATGATGATCATCGCACTTTTTATAACCTAGGGCAACTACGAGCAATTTGTCCTTGTGCAAGCTGTCGTGAAGCAAAAGGAGAAAAGCCACATCAAGCTATTAGTGCTAAGGCTCCTGCTGGCTCATCAGAAGCCAAACCCAAGCGCAGTTTACCACTTTTCAAGGCAGAAAAATATAGCATTTCTGGTATGCACTATGTTGGAAATTATGCTTTAGGTGTAGACTGGGAAGATAATCATCATAGTATTTTTACATGGAAATTGTTAAGTGATGAATGTCTATGTAGTGATTGCGCTAAGGAAAGAAGTTTAACTAATAGCTAA
- a CDS encoding DUF4440 domain-containing protein translates to MNNSQQISRQIKYQKKYFLICFSLIILIFCQSTYIFAQNDLEKSLTQKQAIEKVLKDQVVAWNKGDLEGFMSGYWQSTDLSFYSNKSITHGWQQTLDRYRSRYQAEGREMGKLTFKDLEIEMLGTDNAFVRGKWQLDLKTETVGGLFTLVFKKFPDGWRVIHDHTSG, encoded by the coding sequence GTGAATAACTCCCAGCAGATAAGCCGCCAAATAAAATATCAAAAAAAATATTTTCTTATTTGTTTTAGCTTAATAATTTTAATTTTTTGTCAATCAACCTATATTTTTGCTCAAAATGACCTTGAAAAATCTCTTACTCAAAAGCAAGCCATAGAAAAAGTCTTAAAAGATCAAGTAGTGGCTTGGAATAAAGGTGATTTAGAAGGTTTTATGTCAGGCTATTGGCAATCGACAGACTTAAGTTTTTATTCTAATAAGTCAATTACTCATGGGTGGCAACAAACCTTAGACCGTTACAGATCACGTTATCAAGCAGAAGGCCGTGAAATGGGCAAACTTACCTTTAAGGATTTAGAAATTGAAATGCTAGGCACAGATAATGCTTTTGTGCGTGGTAAATGGCAACTAGATCTAAAAACGGAAACTGTTGGAGGACTTTTTACTTTAGTATTTAAGAAATTTCCTGATGGATGGCGAGTTATTCATGATCATACGTCAGGATAA
- a CDS encoding ATP-binding protein, whose amino-acid sequence MLAKVSANEQPKPEPCPLCFDTGWQVVIGVGARQCECRKKTQYSRLLAKARIPNRYETCSLDNYEPQGLPGSDSILSQAKAKLDCNTFIREYPNVEFGLLLVGECGLGKTHLAVAVLKAALSKTMHSCLFYDFRDLLKEIQESYNPSTSSSELKVLAPIYEAELLVLDELGATKPTAWVQDTMTQIINRRYNNKKITIFTSNYLDTPSINYGETLSERLGVRLRSRLYEMCKIVHIKGEDYRKDKLRHNRF is encoded by the coding sequence ATGTTGGCTAAAGTTTCTGCAAATGAACAACCTAAGCCTGAACCTTGCCCGCTTTGCTTTGATACTGGCTGGCAAGTGGTTATTGGTGTAGGCGCACGTCAATGTGAATGCCGTAAAAAAACTCAATACTCCCGCTTGTTAGCTAAAGCTAGAATACCAAATCGTTATGAAACCTGCTCTTTAGATAATTATGAGCCTCAAGGTTTGCCAGGCTCAGACTCTATTCTTTCTCAAGCAAAAGCAAAGCTTGATTGTAATACCTTTATACGTGAATATCCTAATGTAGAATTTGGTTTATTACTAGTTGGAGAATGTGGTTTAGGAAAAACTCATTTAGCTGTAGCTGTATTAAAAGCTGCCTTAAGTAAAACTATGCACTCTTGTTTATTTTATGATTTTAGAGATTTACTTAAAGAAATTCAGGAAAGCTATAACCCTAGTACATCTAGCAGCGAATTAAAGGTTTTAGCCCCAATTTATGAAGCAGAGCTTTTAGTATTAGATGAGCTAGGAGCAACTAAACCTACTGCTTGGGTACAAGATACAATGACCCAAATTATTAACCGCCGCTATAACAATAAAAAGATAACTATTTTTACTTCCAACTATTTAGATACTCCATCGATTAACTATGGTGAGACTTTATCTGAGCGTCTAGGAGTTAGATTAAGATCCCGCTTATATGAAATGTGCAAAATCGTCCATATCAAAGGCGAAGACTACCGCAAAGATAAGCTTAGACATAATAGATTCTAA
- a CDS encoding carbon starvation protein A — MSAFPLMLGVLCILALGYRYYSAFIAAKVLVLNDENITPAHRMTDGQNYVPTNRWVLFGHHFAAITGAGPLIGPVLAAQFGFLPGLLWILIGVVLGGAVHDFVIMTASVRRKGKSLAEIARTEISPLSGIVCAIAILFIIVIALAGLGLVVVNALNESSWGTFTIAMTIPIALFMGLYMYRFRRGKIKEATIIGIILLILCVVFGKFIPESPLLHSYFSLSKNKITFAIALYGFVASVLPVWMLLCPRDYLSSFMKIGTIAFLILGILIVNPTLKMPAITQYVDGGGPIIGGKLFPFVFITIACGAISGFHSLISSGTTPKMINQESDIRPIAYGSMLIEGLVGITALIAASALYPADYFAINVPPEKFATLGMEMQSLPNLSKEIGEQLQGRAGGAVSLAVGMAQIFSALPGMKGLLSYWYHFAIMFEALFILTTIDTGTRVARFLVQEFIGRVYQPFERPDWLPGSLIATSLVVVGWAYFIYTGSVSTIWPMFGIANQLLAVVALAVGTTIIINSGRAKYAWVTVAPMLFVAFTTLSAGYFSIVDIFYPKHNFQGNLNIALTLIMMSCVLIILADCAWHWWQRLTEVTLAKAATRREPLS; from the coding sequence ATGAGCGCATTCCCGCTAATGTTAGGAGTGCTTTGTATCCTAGCACTTGGTTATCGCTACTATAGTGCTTTTATTGCTGCTAAGGTTTTGGTTCTAAATGATGAAAATATAACCCCTGCTCATAGGATGACTGATGGACAAAATTATGTTCCAACTAATCGGTGGGTTTTATTTGGACATCACTTTGCTGCTATTACTGGAGCAGGCCCGCTAATTGGCCCTGTTTTAGCTGCTCAGTTTGGCTTTTTACCAGGACTACTTTGGATTTTAATTGGTGTTGTATTAGGTGGAGCAGTTCATGATTTTGTTATTATGACTGCTTCTGTACGTAGAAAAGGAAAATCACTTGCAGAAATTGCCCGAACAGAAATAAGCCCTTTATCTGGTATAGTTTGCGCAATAGCAATTCTTTTTATAATTGTAATTGCCCTAGCTGGTTTAGGTCTTGTTGTTGTAAATGCGCTTAATGAAAGCTCTTGGGGAACATTTACTATTGCAATGACAATACCTATTGCCCTATTTATGGGGCTTTATATGTATCGCTTCCGTAGAGGAAAGATTAAAGAAGCAACCATAATTGGAATAATATTATTAATTCTTTGTGTTGTATTTGGAAAATTTATTCCAGAATCTCCCCTACTTCACAGTTATTTTAGCCTCTCAAAAAATAAAATTACTTTTGCAATAGCTCTTTATGGATTTGTTGCCTCGGTTTTACCTGTTTGGATGTTGTTATGTCCTAGAGATTACCTAAGCTCTTTTATGAAAATAGGGACTATTGCCTTTTTAATATTAGGAATTTTAATTGTTAACCCTACCTTAAAAATGCCTGCCATAACACAATATGTTGATGGAGGTGGGCCAATTATTGGAGGAAAACTTTTTCCTTTTGTATTTATAACTATTGCTTGTGGAGCAATTTCTGGTTTTCATTCGCTAATTTCATCTGGCACAACTCCAAAAATGATTAACCAAGAATCCGACATTCGCCCAATAGCTTATGGTTCAATGTTAATTGAAGGTTTGGTGGGAATTACTGCTTTAATTGCTGCCTCAGCACTTTATCCAGCAGATTATTTTGCTATCAATGTGCCACCAGAAAAGTTTGCTACTTTAGGTATGGAGATGCAAAGCCTTCCCAATTTATCAAAAGAAATAGGTGAACAACTTCAAGGCCGCGCAGGAGGCGCAGTTTCTTTGGCTGTAGGAATGGCACAAATTTTTAGTGCTTTGCCAGGAATGAAAGGCTTACTGTCTTATTGGTATCATTTTGCAATTATGTTTGAAGCCCTTTTTATTCTTACAACAATTGATACAGGTACAAGAGTAGCCCGCTTTTTAGTACAAGAGTTTATTGGACGAGTTTATCAGCCTTTTGAGCGTCCTGATTGGTTGCCAGGCTCATTGATTGCTACATCGCTAGTTGTTGTTGGATGGGCATATTTTATCTACACAGGTTCGGTTAGTACAATTTGGCCTATGTTTGGGATTGCTAATCAACTTTTAGCTGTTGTGGCTTTAGCCGTTGGTACCACAATAATTATTAACTCAGGTCGTGCTAAATATGCTTGGGTAACGGTTGCACCTATGCTTTTTGTTGCTTTTACCACTTTATCAGCAGGCTATTTTAGTATTGTAGATATTTTTTATCCTAAACATAATTTCCAAGGTAATTTAAACATTGCTCTGACACTAATAATGATGAGTTGTGTTTTAATTATTTTAGCTGATTGTGCTTGGCATTGGTGGCAACGCCTTACAGAAGTTACATTAGCTAAAGCTGCTACTAGAAGAGAACCTTTATCTTAG
- the smpB gene encoding SsrA-binding protein SmpB gives MTEKFKAISTNREAYHNYYIEDTLEAGIVLTGTEVKSLRDGRVNLKDSYVMVKEGEIWLINAHISPYSHGNRENHDPTRIRKLLMHKKEIIKLGYKVKEKGLALVITKLYFKKNRVKAEIGLGKGKKLYDKRETEKQRVVERETRSMLKERRSRE, from the coding sequence ATGACAGAAAAATTTAAGGCTATTAGCACTAACCGAGAGGCCTATCATAACTACTACATTGAGGATACTTTAGAAGCAGGGATTGTGCTGACTGGTACAGAAGTTAAATCTTTGCGAGATGGACGGGTAAACCTAAAGGACTCTTATGTAATGGTCAAAGAGGGAGAAATTTGGCTAATTAATGCACATATTAGCCCTTATAGTCATGGAAATAGAGAAAATCACGATCCAACCCGCATTAGAAAACTGCTAATGCACAAAAAAGAGATTATTAAACTTGGCTATAAAGTAAAAGAAAAAGGCTTAGCGTTAGTAATTACAAAACTTTATTTTAAGAAAAATCGCGTTAAAGCAGAGATTGGTTTAGGAAAAGGTAAAAAACTTTATGACAAACGCGAAACAGAAAAACAAAGAGTTGTTGAACGCGAAACACGTTCTATGCTCAAAGAACGTAGAAGTAGAGAATAA
- a CDS encoding leucyl aminopeptidase, producing the protein MEIKVLTDNFYQVASETLVVPIYEDETCLEGFCKELDEAVNGVISSLFERKEFRAKANETAYLHLAPGLKAQRLLLVGLGKQTKVTATQLRQAAGTAVRFLRAKKIKSLAFLLRDGVTAAKAGQSLTEGAILSTFDPDSYKTRERERNQVNEFSILTTPDNQSAVEQGVTVGKILGDSTNFSRNLVNEPSSNLNPVDMAKHAETIAKEANLTFEALDEEKMKELGMGALLGVSRGSAQEARLIVLRYQHPEADPSKVIALVGKGITFDSGGISIKPSEGMEKMKGDMAGAAAVMGAMRAIGYLKPKVSVVGVMACAENMPSGTAIKPGDVLVSMSGQTIEVVNTDAEGRLVLADAITYAREKLGATKIVDLATLTGAVGIALGPVYAGILGTCQELVNQIIATGAEVGERYWQLPLDEEYGEQIQSDIADLKNSGGRPAGTITGAYFIKEFTGDTPWVHLDIASTAMSNDKKPYISKGATGIGVRTLVSWVMSQ; encoded by the coding sequence ATGGAAATTAAAGTCTTAACAGATAATTTTTATCAAGTTGCCTCAGAAACCTTAGTTGTACCAATTTATGAAGATGAGACTTGCTTAGAAGGTTTTTGTAAAGAGTTAGACGAAGCTGTCAATGGTGTAATAAGCTCGCTTTTTGAAAGAAAAGAATTTCGTGCTAAAGCTAATGAAACTGCATATTTACATTTAGCTCCAGGGCTAAAAGCCCAACGCCTTTTATTAGTTGGCCTAGGTAAACAAACAAAAGTTACTGCAACACAGCTAAGACAAGCAGCAGGCACAGCAGTTAGATTTTTAAGAGCCAAGAAAATTAAATCCCTAGCATTTTTATTGCGCGATGGGGTGACGGCGGCAAAGGCAGGGCAATCTTTAACAGAAGGCGCGATTTTAAGCACTTTTGACCCTGATAGCTATAAAACCCGTGAGCGTGAACGCAATCAAGTTAATGAATTTTCTATCTTAACAACTCCTGATAACCAATCTGCTGTTGAACAAGGCGTAACAGTAGGAAAAATTTTAGGCGACTCTACCAATTTTTCCCGCAATTTAGTTAATGAACCTAGTTCTAACTTAAACCCTGTTGATATGGCTAAACATGCAGAAACCATTGCCAAAGAAGCTAATTTAACCTTTGAAGCACTTGATGAAGAAAAAATGAAAGAATTAGGAATGGGTGCATTGCTTGGCGTTTCTCGTGGATCAGCCCAGGAAGCCAGGTTAATAGTTTTACGTTATCAACACCCAGAAGCAGACCCATCAAAAGTAATTGCGCTTGTTGGAAAGGGCATAACCTTTGATTCGGGGGGGATTTCCATTAAACCTAGCGAAGGAATGGAAAAAATGAAGGGTGATATGGCTGGGGCTGCGGCTGTAATGGGCGCAATGCGGGCAATAGGCTATCTAAAACCTAAAGTCTCAGTGGTTGGAGTAATGGCATGTGCTGAAAATATGCCGTCGGGAACAGCTATAAAACCTGGTGATGTGCTGGTTTCAATGTCGGGTCAAACCATTGAAGTTGTAAATACAGATGCCGAAGGTCGTCTAGTGCTTGCTGATGCAATTACTTATGCTCGTGAAAAACTAGGAGCAACTAAAATAGTTGACCTAGCTACTTTGACTGGTGCTGTAGGCATTGCTCTAGGCCCAGTTTATGCTGGTATTTTAGGCACTTGCCAAGAGTTAGTTAATCAAATTATCGCTACAGGTGCTGAAGTAGGGGAACGCTACTGGCAACTACCTTTAGATGAGGAATATGGCGAACAAATACAAAGCGATATTGCTGATCTAAAAAATAGCGGTGGTCGTCCAGCAGGTACAATTACAGGAGCTTATTTTATTAAAGAATTTACAGGTGATACTCCCTGGGTACACTTAGATATAGCTAGTACTGCTATGTCAAATGACAAAAAACCTTATATAAGCAAAGGTGCTACAGGCATTGGAGTTAGAACTTTAGTTAGCTGGGTAATGTCTCAGTAA
- a CDS encoding Uma2 family endonuclease produces the protein MSSQPKKSYTLEEYFEIERNSQIKYEYWDGQIFAMSGASPEHNKISVNLTIDIGSQLRSRSCELFHSDQRVKVPTWPPYRYPDLVALCGKPEYQEIGGVKALLNPSLIIEILSPSTEAFDRGDKFSYYKSIPTFCEYILVAQHRPHITQIIKQSDNKWLLSEVNELTESIYLTSIDCSLKLSDIYLGVEFPPANQNPVGGLID, from the coding sequence ATGTCTTCACAACCAAAAAAAAGTTATACATTAGAAGAATATTTTGAAATAGAACGAAACTCACAAATTAAGTATGAATACTGGGACGGCCAAATTTTTGCTATGAGTGGTGCTAGTCCTGAACATAATAAAATTTCTGTGAATTTAACTATAGACATAGGTTCCCAACTCAGAAGCCGTTCTTGTGAATTGTTTCATAGTGACCAAAGGGTAAAAGTTCCCACTTGGCCTCCTTATCGCTATCCTGATTTAGTCGCTTTATGTGGCAAGCCAGAATACCAAGAAATAGGAGGCGTAAAAGCTTTACTTAACCCAAGTCTAATAATAGAAATACTTTCGCCTAGCACAGAAGCCTTTGATCGAGGTGATAAGTTTAGTTATTACAAATCCATTCCTACTTTTTGCGAATATATTTTAGTTGCTCAACATCGCCCACATATTACCCAAATAATAAAACAGTCTGATAATAAATGGTTACTTTCAGAAGTTAATGAACTAACAGAAAGTATTTACTTAACGTCAATTGATTGTTCTTTGAAACTTAGTGATATTTACTTAGGCGTTGAATTTCCTCCAGCCAATCAAAATCCGGTTGGAGGACTGATAGACTAA
- the menC gene encoding o-succinylbenzoate synthase, whose translation MRIEQIELKEIAMPLISPFETSFGRTTLRRILIIKIWADGVIGYGECTAPEHPFYNHESIDTAWLIISKYLAPSLINKEFSHPSEITQFFPQLRGHKMAQAALETAVWELYSQAKNISLSQALGGTLKEIPCGVSIGIQDSTTDLLQKIERELSAGYKRIKIKIKPGLDESLIKAVRNSFPNIQLMVDANSAYSLSDLELLKSFDVYNLMMIEQPLEHDDIVDHSELQRQITTPICLDESILSVDDARKALSINAGKIINIKLGRVGGHASAKEIHDYCYKKNIPVWCGGMLESGIGRAHNIALSSLAGFVLPGDVSASKRYWTQDIVEPEIEVNSNGTINVPTSAGLGYQVNEKQIEKLKQRSLVIKD comes from the coding sequence ATGAGAATTGAACAAATTGAGCTAAAAGAAATCGCTATGCCGCTGATTTCACCATTTGAAACTAGTTTTGGTCGTACAACATTACGTCGAATTTTAATCATTAAAATTTGGGCGGATGGAGTTATTGGTTATGGTGAATGCACTGCGCCGGAACACCCTTTTTATAATCATGAGTCAATTGATACAGCTTGGCTTATAATTTCTAAATATTTAGCTCCAAGCTTAATTAATAAAGAATTTTCCCATCCAAGCGAAATTACACAATTTTTTCCTCAACTTCGCGGGCATAAAATGGCACAAGCAGCACTTGAAACAGCCGTTTGGGAGCTTTACAGCCAAGCTAAAAATATTTCTCTTAGCCAAGCTTTAGGTGGAACGCTTAAAGAAATTCCTTGCGGTGTTTCTATAGGCATTCAAGACAGCACCACAGATTTACTTCAGAAAATAGAAAGAGAGCTATCAGCAGGTTACAAAAGAATTAAAATTAAAATTAAGCCTGGCCTTGACGAAAGTTTGATTAAAGCTGTAAGAAATAGCTTTCCTAATATTCAACTAATGGTTGATGCTAACTCGGCTTATAGCTTATCAGACCTAGAGTTATTAAAATCTTTTGATGTCTATAATTTAATGATGATTGAACAACCATTAGAACATGATGACATAGTTGATCATAGCGAGTTACAGCGACAAATTACGACACCAATTTGTTTAGATGAGTCAATTTTAAGTGTTGATGATGCAAGAAAAGCCTTGTCTATAAATGCTGGAAAAATTATTAACATCAAACTTGGCCGTGTAGGTGGTCATGCGAGCGCGAAAGAAATTCATGATTATTGTTATAAAAAAAATATCCCGGTTTGGTGTGGTGGAATGTTAGAAAGTGGTATTGGTCGCGCTCATAACATCGCGCTTTCATCGCTTGCAGGGTTTGTTTTGCCAGGTGATGTTTCTGCTAGTAAGCGTTATTGGACACAAGATATTGTTGAGCCAGAAATAGAAGTAAATTCAAACGGCACTATCAACGTGCCAACATCAGCAGGTTTAGGTTATCAAGTAAACGAAAAGCAAATTGAAAAACTTAAGCAGCGATCTTTGGTTATTAAAGATTGA
- a CDS encoding LysM peptidoglycan-binding domain-containing protein, with product MPSSVGGNGGSRDSGNSRSCDSMSSSQRSNSISNSNSNSTSSSRSSQSSQSQGNLAGMNVSRSNSPKESPAAQAAQAARCNPARGNMNGMNVAKSTTPKESPAMQAAQAARCNPAANRASTQASNTTNNTANNQTASPNTTNNTSSAAKAANTQQAANKTADAQQAAKQAEAKQAQANLGNLSVAKTNAATESPVSKTTDAAQAANTTPNAAAISAATTPASQTHTVKAGETLSGIASKANTTVKDIVAANPEITNPNKISVGQQINVPSAAKATEVDALATTPTAVEAIAAKPNAPVNGLTVQQLRAIVPNLPLAKAQEYLPHLNAALAEFKINTPARQAAFVAQLAHESVGLTAFEEFASGRAYEGRPDLGNTQPGDGVRFKGRGPIQLTGRANYREVGKALGIDLENNPKLASTPEVGFRVAGQFWERNGLNELADAQKFDSITKRVNGGFNGKADRDRYYARAKDVLDV from the coding sequence ATGCCAAGTTCAGTAGGTGGTAATGGAGGATCTAGAGATAGCGGTAATTCACGTAGTTGTGATTCTATGTCATCATCACAACGTAGCAATAGCATTAGTAATTCTAATAGCAACAGCACTAGTAGTAGCCGTAGTAGCCAATCAAGTCAATCTCAAGGCAACTTGGCTGGGATGAATGTTTCCAGAAGTAACTCTCCTAAAGAAAGCCCAGCAGCACAAGCAGCACAAGCAGCAAGATGTAACCCTGCTCGTGGCAACATGAATGGAATGAATGTAGCTAAAAGCACTACTCCAAAAGAAAGTCCAGCTATGCAAGCAGCACAAGCAGCAAGATGTAACCCTGCTGCAAATCGTGCTTCTACACAAGCTAGTAATACAACAAATAATACAGCCAATAACCAAACCGCTAGCCCCAATACAACAAATAATACATCTAGCGCAGCAAAAGCAGCTAACACCCAACAAGCAGCAAATAAAACAGCCGATGCACAACAAGCAGCCAAGCAAGCCGAAGCTAAACAAGCTCAAGCTAATTTAGGAAATTTAAGCGTTGCAAAAACTAATGCTGCTACAGAAAGCCCAGTGTCAAAAACAACTGACGCAGCACAAGCAGCCAACACAACACCAAACGCTGCTGCTATTAGTGCTGCTACTACACCTGCTAGCCAAACTCACACGGTAAAAGCAGGCGAAACCCTTTCTGGCATTGCTTCTAAAGCTAACACAACTGTAAAAGACATAGTTGCTGCTAATCCAGAAATTACCAACCCAAATAAAATTAGTGTAGGTCAACAAATCAATGTTCCAAGCGCAGCTAAAGCAACAGAAGTTGACGCGCTAGCAACAACTCCTACAGCAGTTGAAGCCATTGCAGCTAAACCTAATGCCCCAGTCAATGGTTTGACTGTCCAGCAATTACGTGCAATTGTGCCAAATCTACCTTTAGCTAAAGCTCAAGAATATCTACCACACTTAAATGCTGCATTAGCAGAATTTAAGATCAACACCCCAGCCCGCCAAGCTGCTTTTGTCGCCCAACTAGCGCATGAAAGCGTCGGACTAACAGCATTTGAAGAATTTGCTAGCGGTCGTGCTTATGAAGGCAGACCAGATTTAGGTAACACTCAACCTGGCGATGGTGTACGTTTTAAGGGTCGTGGGCCAATTCAATTAACAGGTCGTGCTAATTATCGAGAAGTTGGAAAAGCTTTAGGTATAGATCTTGAAAATAACCCTAAATTAGCTTCTACTCCAGAAGTTGGTTTTCGCGTTGCAGGTCAATTTTGGGAAAGAAATGGCTTGAATGAGCTTGCTGACGCACAAAAATTTGATTCTATTACCAAGCGTGTAAATGGTGGTTTTAATGGTAAAGCTGACCGAGATCGTTATTATGCCCGCGCTAAAGATGTATTAGATGTTTAA